The nucleotide window CTCCATTAAATATTACAAACACTTTTTGCGTTCAGGGCTATTATCTATAGAACCACAAACTGGTCACATAAAAGCTTGGGTTGGTGGGATCAATAATAAATTTTTTAAGTACGATGCTGTAGCTCAACAAAAAAGACAAGTAGGTTCTACCTTTAAACCATTTGTTTATGCAACTGCTATAAACCAATTAAGGATGTCTCCTTGTGATGAGTTACCAAATATTCGTTATACCATTCCAAAAGGAAAGTATGGAATTCCTGAAGCTTGGACACCAGATAATGCTACAGAAAATTATGGAGGTATGCTTACTTTAAAAGATGGTTTAGCAGGTTCTGTAAATACAATATCTGCTAATTTAATAGATAAAGTAGCACCAGAAAATGTAGTAAGATTAGCAAAAGCATCTGGTATAGAAACAGATATTCAAGCAAATCCATCAATAGCTTTAGGTGCTGTAGATTTGTCATTGCTAGAAATGGTAAGTGCTTACTCAACTTTTGCAAACAGAGGTTTACGAGTAAAACCTATGATTATTACTAGAATTGAAGATAAAAACGGAACTGTTTTAAAAGACTTTGTGCCAGAAACACAAGAGGTACTTAGTGAGGAATCTGCATATGTAATATTAAATTTATTAGAAGGTGTTACGCAATCTGGTTCTGGAGTTCGTTTAAGATCTACTTGGTCTTCAGGAGGTAAAGCAGTAACTGGTTTCCCTTATGGATTTAAAAATGCAATTGCTGGTAAAACAGGAACAACACAAAATCAATCTGATGGTTGGTTTATGGGAATAGTGCCAAATTTAGCAACTGGAGTTTGGACAGGTGGAGAAGATAGAGCTACTCATTTTGCTGGAATTACAAAGGGTCAAGGTGCAACCATGGCTTTACCAACTTGGGCTATATTTATGCAAAAATGTTATGCAGATAAATCTTTAAATATTTCAAAGGAAGAATTTGAGAAGCCAGAAGAATTGAGTATCAACATTAATTGTAATAAAGAAGAAGACGAAAATATAAATACAATTCCTGAAGGAGATACAGATTTTTAAATTGTAATTATTTAAAATTCATTAAAACTTAAAAGAATGATAAACAAAAAAGTAAGTAATGTTCAAGAAGCTTTAAAAGGCGTAAAAGATGGCATGACTTTAATGTTAGGTGGTTTTGGGCTTTGTGGAATTCCTGAAAATGCCATTTCAGAATTGGTAAATTTAGATGTAAGAGAAGTTACTTGTATTTCTAATAATGCAGGAGTAGATGATTTTGGTTTAGGTTTATTGTTACAAAATAAACAAATTAAAAAAATGATTTCTTCTTACGTAGGTGAAAATGATGAATTTGAACGCCAAATGTTATCTGGAGAATTAGAAGTTGAATTAACACCACAAGGAACTTTAGCTGAAAAATGTAGAGCTGCTCAAGCTGGTTTCCCTGCATTTTACACACCTGCAGGTTTTGGTACAGAAGTAGCAGAAGGTAAAGAAACTAGAGAATTTGATGGTAAAATGTATGTTTTAGAACCTGCTTTTAAAGCAGATTTTGCATTTGTAAAAGCTTGGAAAGGAGATGCTGCAGGGAATTTAGTTTTTAAAGGAACTTCAAGAAATTTTAATCCAAATATGTGTGGAGCAGCAACAATAACAGTTGTTGAAGTGGAAGAATTGGTAGAGGTTGGTACATTAGATCCTAATCATATTCATATTCCTGGAATTTTTGTCCAAAGAATTTTTGAAGGAACCAATTACGAGAAAAGAATTGAGCAAAGAACAGTAAGACAAAAAAATTAAGGATGGCTTTAGATAAAAATGGAATCGCAAAAAGAATTGCGCAAGAAGTTCAAGATGGTTTTTATGTAAACCTTGGTATAGGTATACCAACTTTAGTCGCCAATTATGTAAGAGAAGATATAGAGGTTGAGTTTCAATCAGAAAATGGGGTTTTAGGTATGGGTCCTTTTCCTTTTGAAGGTGAAGAAGATGCAGATATTATAAATGCTGGTAAGCAAACTATTACTACTATGCCTGGTGCTAGTTTTTTTGACTCTGCAACCAGTTTTGCCATGATTCGTGGTAAACATGTAGATTTAACAATATTAGGAGCAATGGAAGTTGCAGAAAATGGGGATATTGCCAATTGGAAAATACCAGGTAAAATGGTAAAAGGTATGGGTGGAGCTATGGATTTAGTAGCTTCTGCAGAAAATATTATTGTAGCAATGATGCATACTAACAAAAGAGGAGAATCTAAAATATTAAAGCAATGTTCTTTACCTTTAACAGGTGTTGGTTGTGTAACTAAAGTAGTAACTAATTTAGCCGTTTTAGAAGTTAAAAATAAAGCTTTTCACTTGCTAGAAAGAGCTCCAGGAGTTTCTGTAGAGCAGATTCAAGAAGCAACAGAAGGTACTTTAATTGTTGATGGAGAAATACCAGAAATGAATATCTAATGAAAAAATATAAAGCATATTTACCATTACTATTTCCAGTACTAATCATTTTGATTGGTCTTATTATTTATAAGATTTTAGATTATGAGCCTAATTTTTATACCATTATTATAAACATTGGTTTGGCCTATATTTTATCTCCTAGAGTAAAAACAATTCAAAAACAAAATGGAACTCAAGAACAATTAACTTGGGTTTTTTTAAAAAAAATAATTGAGTAAATGAAAATTATCTCATACAATGTAAATGGTATAAGAGCTGCCTTAAAAAAGGGTTTTTTAGATTGGTTAGAAGCAGCAAGTCCAGATGTAATTTGTATTCAAGAAACCAAAGCACATAAAGAACAACTAGATTTAACCTTGTTCGAAAATGCAGGTTATAAGTATCATTATTGGTTTTCAGCACAAAAAAAAGGCTACTCTTCAGTAGCCATTTTGTGTAAAAAAGAACCTAATAATGTAGTCTATGGAACAGGAATTGATTCTATGGATTTTGAAGGTAGAAATCTTAGGGTAGATTTTGATGATGTCTCTATAATGAGCCTATATTTACCCTCTGGAACTAATGATTTAAGATTAGATTATAAGTTCAATTACATGGATGAATTCCAAGATTATATCAACAATTTAAAGCAAGAAATACCCAATTTAGTTGTTTGCGGAGATTATAATATTTGTCATGAAGAGATAGATATTCATAACCCAAAAATGAAAGGAGTTTCTGGTTTTTTACCAGAAGAAAGAACTTGGATTGGAGATTTCATCAACAGTGGTTTTGTAGATAGTTTTCGCCATTTAAACAAAGATGTTCAGCAATATTCTTGGTGGAGTTACAGAGCAAATGCAAGAGCAAATAACAAAGGTTGGAGGCTAGATTATGCCATGGTTTCAGAACCTTTAAAAGATAAAATCAGTAGAGCTTATATTTTGCCAGAAGCAAAACATTCAGATCATTGTCCAATAGTAGTAGAATTAGATATATAAATACATGAGGTTCCTTTTATCTTTTTTATTAATTAGTATTTCAGCTTTCGCTCAACAAGAAAAAGACTCGCTTTTAATTATAAAAGCAGATACTATAATTGATGCAAAAATTGCTGCTGATGAAACTAAAAAACAAGATTTCTTTACTGATAATGATCTAAAAGTTATAGATAGTTTATTGGTAGATCATAAATTTAGTTCTCCTCTAATTGATACTTTAGAGTATGTAATTGATGATAAAGATATAATTGGCAATACAACAAAAGCACTAACAACAGATTTGCTAAAACAACGTTTATCTAACTTAAATGATAACACTCCTTTTGATTTAGCTTACAATCCTGCATTAGAAAAAGTAATCAATAGCTACCTATTATACAGAAGAAAATATTATCCTGCTTTAATGGCAAAAGCAAAGTATTATTTCCCAATGTTTGAGCAGTATTTAGATCAATATGACATTCCTTTAGAAATGAAATATTTATCTATTGTAGAATCTGCTTTAAGACCAAAAGCAAGATCAGGTGTGGGTGCATCTGGTTTATGGCAATTTATGTATGGCACAGGTAAACAGTTCGATTTAAAAGTTAGTTCTTATGTAGATGAAAGATATGATCCTGTAAAAGCAACAATTGCAGCCTGTAAATATTTAAGTCAACTCTACAGTATTTTTGGTGATTGGGATTTGGCTTTAGCAGCCTATAATTCTGGGCCAGGAAATGTATCTAAAGCCATAAAACGTTCAGGAGGTTTTAAAAATTATTGGAATATTAGGCCTTATTTACCAAGAGAAACTGCAGGTTATGTTCCAGCATTTTATGCAACCATGTATATTTTTGAACACTCAAAAGATCATAACATATATTCAGAATTACCTGAGTTTTTTGAATTTCAAACAGACACAGTACGTGTAAAAAGAACTATTTCTTTTGATCAAATTTCAGAAACCATCAATGTAGATGAAGAAGTGCTTACGTTTTTAAATCCTTCCTATAAATTAGATATTATTCCTTTTATAAAAGGCAGAAATTATGCTTTAAGGTTGCCAAGTAGTAAAATAATAGACTTTTTAGATAAAGAGAAAGAGATTTACACTTTGGCAGATGAAGATGATGCAAAAAGAGAAAAACCTCTGCCTAAATATTTTGAAATGGATAAACGTATTCGTTACAAGGTTAAAAGTGGAGATTATTTAGGTAAAATTGCAAATAAATTCGGAGTTAGAGTTAGTAGCATAAAACGTTGGAATAGGTTAAAAAACAGTAATTTAAAGATAGGCCAGCGTTTGTACATATATCCAAAACGATTAAGATAGCCAAAAGTAAAATTCAATTTGGAATAGTCTTTGAGGACATACAATTGAATTTAAATTTATAAAAGTAAAACCATGAAAAAAATATTTTCAGTATTTGTATTATCCATTTTGTTAGTCTCTTGTGTAGGTAATGATAAAATGATTTTAAAAGAATCAATTGGTAGAATTAATAAAGTAATGGTTGTTGCTAAAATTAGTGATTGGACAGGTGATGTTGGTCAAGAAGTTAGGAATTCATTTGGAGAATTAATGGTAGGTTTACCACAAGCAGAACCAATTTTATCTGTTTCTCAAGTAGCACCAAATGGCTTTAGTTCTATGATGAAAGCTAGTAGAAATATTTTAGTTATTTCAGAAGGAGATAAATCTAATTTTTCTGTAAAAACAAATGTCTATGCAAAGCCTCAGACCATTATTTATGTTCAGGGTAAAGATGATAATGAAATTATAGAAATCCTTCAAAATCGTAAAGAGGAAATTAGAAAAACCTTTTTAGATTCAGATATTGCATTTACACAAGGCATCTTTAAAAAAGACGCTTCTAAGCAAAAGTATAAAACACTAGAACAGTTAGGTATTTCACTAACCATTCCAAATAAATTTAATACCGTAGATGATACAGGCGATTTTTTATGGCTTCGTAATCATTTAACAAGTGGTATTGCTAAAACAGGTAGTAATAATATATTAGTGTATTCTGTTCCTTTAGAAGATAAAACAATGGTTGCAGATAGTATAGTTGCTGTAAGAAATGCAATTGGTAAAAAATACATTCCAGGTTCAGATCCAGAAACCATGTATATGATTACAGAAGAAGCTTACACACCTTTTACTTTTGATGCCACTATTGATGGTAAAAAGGCCTATGAAACTAGGGGAAAATGGGAAGTAAAAAATGATTTTATGGCTGGCCCATTTTTAAACTATACTGTTTTAGATGAAGCAAATAATAGACTAATTGTTGTAGAGGGCTTTACTTATGCACCATCAGTAAATAAAAGAGCTTTTGTGTTTGAGCTAGAAGCTATCGCAAAATCTTTAAAAATAAAATAAATAACATCTTTCTAATATTTTAAAAGGCCTCAGAATTTGTTTTGAGGCCTTTTTTAGTTAAGCACTAATTATCAAATAGGTATTTGCTATATTTGAATTCAACCAAAAAACTTTTTTATCATGGAAATGAATTTCTACATCTTTTTTTTAGCAGCCTTAGTCCCAATGATTATTGGCTTTGTTTGGTATGGTCCTCTTTTTGGAAAAGCATGGATGAACCAAATGGGTTTTACTGAAGAGTCTTTAAAAGACACAAATATGGTTAAAACCTTACTGATTTGTTATGTGCTAAGTTTGTTAATTGCATTTGCATTAATGCCCATGGTTATTCATCAAATGGGTGTATATTCTACTTTAGCAGGTGATCCTGGATTTGCAGAACAAACAGGTGAAGCTTATTCTTACTTCGAAAATTTTGTTGCTACATATAGTGATCGATTTAGAACTTTTAAACATGGAGCATTTCATGGAATTTTATTTGGCTTTTTCTTAATCATGCCAATTTTAGGAATCATAGCAGTATTTGAAAAAAAATCATTTAAATATGTTGCCATTAATGCTGGTTATTGGATGGTTACACTTGCAATAATGGGTGGTATTATCTGTCAATGGATGTAATAAATGTGTCGTAATAAAATTAAAAAAGCCGCTTTTTAGCGGCTTTTTTTAAATATAAAAATTAAGAAATTAGTATCCTATTTTGGCACGAACTCTTTGTAATACTTCATTAGCTGTAACCTTTGCTTTTTCTGCTCCAAGTTTTAAGGCTTCATCAATTTCATGTTGGTTATTCATATAATGATGATAACGTTCTCTAACAGTTTCGAACTTGGCTATAATTAATTCATATAAAGCCTGTTTTGCATGACCATATCCATAATTTCCACCTTCATAATTTGCTCTCATCTCTGTAATTTGGGCATCAGAGGCTAATAATTTATATAAGGCAAATACATTATCAGTATCTGGGTCTTTTGGTTCTTCTAAGGGTGTACTATCTGTTTTTATACCCATAATTTGTTTTCTTAACTTTTTATCAGTTAAAAAAATATTAATGGTATTCTCTCTAGACTTACTCATTTTTTCACCATCAATTCCAGGAACTAATTTGGTGTTTTCTTGAATTTTAGCTTTGGGTGCTACTAATGTTTCTCCAACCACATTGTTAAATCTGTTGGCAACATCTCTTGTCATTTCTAAATGCTGTAATTGATCTTTACCTACAGGTACAATTTCTGCATCATACAATAAAATATCTGCAGCCATTAACATAGGGTAGGTAAATAAACCAGAATTTACATCAGATAAACGATCTGCTTTGTCTTTAAAACTATGAGCCAAGGTTAATCTTTGGTAAGGAAAGTAACAACTTAAATACCAACTTAATTCAGTTACTTGAGGTATATCACTTTGTCTATAAAACACAGTTTTACTAATGTCTAAACCACAAGCAAGCCAAGTTGCAGCAGTACTATAAGTGTTTTCTCTTAACTGTTTACCATCTTTAATTTGAGTTAAAGAGTGCATGTCTGCAATAAAAAGAAACGCTTCATTATTAGGATCATTTGCCATTTCTATTGCTGGTAAAATTGCTCCTAATAAATTACCTAAATGTGGTGTTCCTGTACTTTGTACTCCTGTTAAAATTCTAGACATTTATCTAATTTTTAAAATCGAAAATTAATTTTAGAAGGCAAAAATAAGGTTTTGAGTACAAAAAATATCAAAGAAAAGAAATTAGTATTTTTGCTTTTGTTTTAAATTTTTAAAACTAATAAAGAACGATATCACTTTGAGATTTATTAAAATTCCATTTTTATTTATTTGGCGCATTTGGTTCTACCTATTGTTAATTGTAACTATTTTAATAATGGTGCCATTTATGCTCATATTAACAGCAAAAGAATCTTATTATCCAACTTTTTGGAAAATGGTTAGATTATGGGCTTTTCTTCTAATTTATGGAATGGGATTTCGTCTTAAAATAGATAGAGATCAAAAAATTAAAAAAGACAGAAGTTACATGTTCTGTCCAAATCATGGTTCTTTAATGGACCCTTTTGTAATGATTGCTTTAAGTAAAAACCCAATTGTTTTTATTGGTAAAAAGGAATTGGTTAAAATACCAATTTTTGGATTTTTCTATAAAAGAGTGGTAATTATGGTAGATAGAAGTTGCCCAAAAAGTAGAAAAAGAGTTTTTAAAATGGCAAAAGAAAAATTACAAAATGGAACTAGTATGGGTATATTTCCAGAAGGTTTAGTTCCTACAGAAAATATAGCTCTAGCTCCTTTTAAAGATGGTGCTTTTAGTTTGGCTATAGAGTTCGAAATGCCAATTGTGCCTCAAGTTTATTATGATTGTAAACGATTGTTTTCATGGGACTTTTTTAAAGGTGGCCCTGGAGTTTTTAGAATTCATCAGCATAAATTTATAGAAACTAAAAATTTAGAATTAAGTGATGTTGATAAACTTAAAAAGCAGACCTTTGATTTAATTTATCAAGATTTGATAAATGATAAAAAGTATATGAAAGATACTAATAGACCTAATAATGAGCGAGAGTTTAAATCACCTTTATAGTGTAAAAGAAGAGAAACTGAATGTTATTTCTCATGGTTTTGGCTTATTACTTAGTATTGTAGCTTTTCCTTTCTTGATTTATAAATCTTTTAATTTTTCTGATTTTTGGCAGCCCTTAAGTTTTATTATTTATGGCTTAAGTATGATTGTTTTGTATGCAGCATCTACTTTTTATCATGCAGCTAAAAATCCCAAAAAAAGAAGAAAACTAAACATTTTCGATCATGCAGCAATCTATGTTTTAATTGCTGGTAGTTATTCACCCTTTTGTTTGGTGGGTTTAAACTCAGACTTGGGTTGGTATATGTTTTTATTTGTTTGGCTTTTTGCTTTAATAGGCGTCATTTTAAAGCTATTTTTTACAGGTAGATTTGATAAAGTTTCTACAGCCATGTATTTGCTTATGGGTTGGCAAATACTATTTTTCATTAAACCCTTAATGAATAGTATTTCTGCAGAAAACTTTTACTATTTGGTAGCTGGTGGTATCTTTTATTCTATTGGAGCAGTCTTATATTCAATTAAAAAAATGCCTTATAATCATGCAATTTTTCATGTATTTGTATTGCTAGGTAGTTTTTCGCATTTTTTAGGTATTTATAATTTATAAAGCCCAATTTTTAAAAGGATTTTTACTCAAGTTGGAGTTGTAGTATTTAGAATCTCCTGTAACTTCTTTGCCTAACCAGTTTGGTTTATGAAAGCTTTCGTTCTCAGAATTAAGTTCTATTTCAGCAATAATTAAACCATTATTATCTCCATAAAATTCATCAACTTCAAAAATAAGATGGTCATTTTTAACCAAGAATCTTGTTTTCTCTATTATAGATTCTTCACATAGTAAAAGTAAATTTTCAGCATCAGAAATTGTTATTTCTTTTTCCCATTCAAATCTTGTAGTTCCTGATTTATTAGACTTACCTTTTACAGTTAAATAAGCTTTGTTATCTTGAATTCTAACTCTTACAGTTCTACTTTTATCTGTGTTTAAATAACCTTGTTTTAAAGTGTTTTGCTGATATGCTAACTTTTTAAACTCGGTATTATTTACTAAAAATTTACGTTCAATTTCTAACGACATATAATTTTACTTATTATTTTTATAGATACCAAAAACATAATCAGATGCATTATTTTTTAGATACTCGTCTTCTAAAAGAAAAAGCTTTTCTAGAATGGCTTCTTTTTCATCATTTAAATTATAAAAGTGATGAGAAATATCTCTTAATGCACTCAATAATAAATTACCTCCATAAGGTTTCTCTTTAATTGTAATGTAGTTTTTATGAATGCTTGGCATTATGCTAGAAGAATCTACACATTCAGAAGGGTCAGCAATAATCATTCTTAAAACACCAACACCTCTATATTTGTTTTTGTGCAATTTACTTTTAAAGCGAACTCTATATTTTTTAGGAATTAACTGTATTGCTTTATTGATTTCAGAAATTTGATTTTTAGAAAATTGATGTCTTGTTGCTCCTACAAACTCATTAATAATCAACAACCCATCTTCTTTTAATGTGGTTCTAATTTTAGTAGTTAAGAAGTTTTCAATATGATCAAAATGATGTAATGAAGATTTAAAGAAAATAATATCATACTCACTTTCTTTAAAATCAAATTCATAAATATTCTGAGTAATAAACTTAATATTTGCAAGCCCTTTTTTAGTGGCACTTTCTGATCCAATTTTCAATAAATTATCAGCAATATCTACGCAAACTACTTCTTTAAAAAGAGTGGAATTTTCTGCGAGTTCAATTTCTCTATTACTAATTCCAGAACCTATAGAAAGCAGCTTTAAATCTTTTTTATCTTTCAGTAAATCTGTTACTATATAGTCAATATAATTTTTGTTTTCATCACCAGAGATAAGAGTGTTCCACCTTTTTTGCACTTTAGGAATATTCCAAAAATAAGAAGATATAAAAGAGGTGTTGTCAAAAGCGCTTTTCGTTCTTTTTTCTTCGTTAAAAGTAAATTTAGATAAAATAAAAGCACTACCTCTTTGAACTATTTTAAAGTAGGTGTCTATAAAGTCATCTAAAGTAACAAATCTCATTTTTGTTTTAATTTGAGTAAATAACAATAAATTAAGTACTAATGTACTTATTTATTGCGTTAATTTATAGTAATTAAAATATATTTGAACTCTAATAGTGATTATGAAGAAATCAATTTTTATATTTTTTTCCTTTTTAAGTTTTCTTACTTATTCTCAAGTAGATTATAGTAATTCTTGGGAAGATTTTTATTCTTACAATAATGTGAAAGACTTTGTAAAAGTAGATAATATAATTTATGCTTTAGTAGATAATGCAGTTTTTACTTATAACGAAACTACTTTAGAAACAGAGAAGTTTTCTTCTATTCAGGGTTTGTCTGGAGAAACAACATCTGCCATTTTTTATAATGAAACTTTTAAACGTCTAGTAATTGGTTACGAAAATGGTTTGATTGAAGTTATAGACGAAAATGGAGAAATCACTATTTCATCAGACATTACTAATTTTAATCAAACAGGACTTAAAAGAATTAATCATATAAGTGAATTTGAAAATACACTATACTTAGCAACGCCTTTTGCAATTGTAGAATATGATATTGAAAAATTAGAATTCGGAGATACTTTTT belongs to Polaribacter dokdonensis and includes:
- a CDS encoding CoA transferase subunit A is translated as MINKKVSNVQEALKGVKDGMTLMLGGFGLCGIPENAISELVNLDVREVTCISNNAGVDDFGLGLLLQNKQIKKMISSYVGENDEFERQMLSGELEVELTPQGTLAEKCRAAQAGFPAFYTPAGFGTEVAEGKETREFDGKMYVLEPAFKADFAFVKAWKGDAAGNLVFKGTSRNFNPNMCGAATITVVEVEELVEVGTLDPNHIHIPGIFVQRIFEGTNYEKRIEQRTVRQKN
- a CDS encoding CoA transferase subunit B; this translates as MALDKNGIAKRIAQEVQDGFYVNLGIGIPTLVANYVREDIEVEFQSENGVLGMGPFPFEGEEDADIINAGKQTITTMPGASFFDSATSFAMIRGKHVDLTILGAMEVAENGDIANWKIPGKMVKGMGGAMDLVASAENIIVAMMHTNKRGESKILKQCSLPLTGVGCVTKVVTNLAVLEVKNKAFHLLERAPGVSVEQIQEATEGTLIVDGEIPEMNI
- a CDS encoding exodeoxyribonuclease III produces the protein MKIISYNVNGIRAALKKGFLDWLEAASPDVICIQETKAHKEQLDLTLFENAGYKYHYWFSAQKKGYSSVAILCKKEPNNVVYGTGIDSMDFEGRNLRVDFDDVSIMSLYLPSGTNDLRLDYKFNYMDEFQDYINNLKQEIPNLVVCGDYNICHEEIDIHNPKMKGVSGFLPEERTWIGDFINSGFVDSFRHLNKDVQQYSWWSYRANARANNKGWRLDYAMVSEPLKDKISRAYILPEAKHSDHCPIVVELDI
- a CDS encoding lytic transglycosylase domain-containing protein, with translation MRFLLSFLLISISAFAQQEKDSLLIIKADTIIDAKIAADETKKQDFFTDNDLKVIDSLLVDHKFSSPLIDTLEYVIDDKDIIGNTTKALTTDLLKQRLSNLNDNTPFDLAYNPALEKVINSYLLYRRKYYPALMAKAKYYFPMFEQYLDQYDIPLEMKYLSIVESALRPKARSGVGASGLWQFMYGTGKQFDLKVSSYVDERYDPVKATIAACKYLSQLYSIFGDWDLALAAYNSGPGNVSKAIKRSGGFKNYWNIRPYLPRETAGYVPAFYATMYIFEHSKDHNIYSELPEFFEFQTDTVRVKRTISFDQISETINVDEEVLTFLNPSYKLDIIPFIKGRNYALRLPSSKIIDFLDKEKEIYTLADEDDAKREKPLPKYFEMDKRIRYKVKSGDYLGKIANKFGVRVSSIKRWNRLKNSNLKIGQRLYIYPKRLR
- a CDS encoding DUF4837 family protein yields the protein MKKIFSVFVLSILLVSCVGNDKMILKESIGRINKVMVVAKISDWTGDVGQEVRNSFGELMVGLPQAEPILSVSQVAPNGFSSMMKASRNILVISEGDKSNFSVKTNVYAKPQTIIYVQGKDDNEIIEILQNRKEEIRKTFLDSDIAFTQGIFKKDASKQKYKTLEQLGISLTIPNKFNTVDDTGDFLWLRNHLTSGIAKTGSNNILVYSVPLEDKTMVADSIVAVRNAIGKKYIPGSDPETMYMITEEAYTPFTFDATIDGKKAYETRGKWEVKNDFMAGPFLNYTVLDEANNRLIVVEGFTYAPSVNKRAFVFELEAIAKSLKIK
- a CDS encoding DUF1761 domain-containing protein, whose translation is MEMNFYIFFLAALVPMIIGFVWYGPLFGKAWMNQMGFTEESLKDTNMVKTLLICYVLSLLIAFALMPMVIHQMGVYSTLAGDPGFAEQTGEAYSYFENFVATYSDRFRTFKHGAFHGILFGFFLIMPILGIIAVFEKKSFKYVAINAGYWMVTLAIMGGIICQWM
- the trpS gene encoding tryptophan--tRNA ligase; the protein is MSRILTGVQSTGTPHLGNLLGAILPAIEMANDPNNEAFLFIADMHSLTQIKDGKQLRENTYSTAATWLACGLDISKTVFYRQSDIPQVTELSWYLSCYFPYQRLTLAHSFKDKADRLSDVNSGLFTYPMLMAADILLYDAEIVPVGKDQLQHLEMTRDVANRFNNVVGETLVAPKAKIQENTKLVPGIDGEKMSKSRENTINIFLTDKKLRKQIMGIKTDSTPLEEPKDPDTDNVFALYKLLASDAQITEMRANYEGGNYGYGHAKQALYELIIAKFETVRERYHHYMNNQHEIDEALKLGAEKAKVTANEVLQRVRAKIGY
- a CDS encoding lysophospholipid acyltransferase family protein; translated protein: MLILTAKESYYPTFWKMVRLWAFLLIYGMGFRLKIDRDQKIKKDRSYMFCPNHGSLMDPFVMIALSKNPIVFIGKKELVKIPIFGFFYKRVVIMVDRSCPKSRKRVFKMAKEKLQNGTSMGIFPEGLVPTENIALAPFKDGAFSLAIEFEMPIVPQVYYDCKRLFSWDFFKGGPGVFRIHQHKFIETKNLELSDVDKLKKQTFDLIYQDLINDKKYMKDTNRPNNEREFKSPL
- the trhA gene encoding PAQR family membrane homeostasis protein TrhA; the protein is MSESLNHLYSVKEEKLNVISHGFGLLLSIVAFPFLIYKSFNFSDFWQPLSFIIYGLSMIVLYAASTFYHAAKNPKKRRKLNIFDHAAIYVLIAGSYSPFCLVGLNSDLGWYMFLFVWLFALIGVILKLFFTGRFDKVSTAMYLLMGWQILFFIKPLMNSISAENFYYLVAGGIFYSIGAVLYSIKKMPYNHAIFHVFVLLGSFSHFLGIYNL
- a CDS encoding CYTH domain-containing protein; protein product: MSLEIERKFLVNNTEFKKLAYQQNTLKQGYLNTDKSRTVRVRIQDNKAYLTVKGKSNKSGTTRFEWEKEITISDAENLLLLCEESIIEKTRFLVKNDHLIFEVDEFYGDNNGLIIAEIELNSENESFHKPNWLGKEVTGDSKYYNSNLSKNPFKNWAL
- a CDS encoding class I SAM-dependent methyltransferase, coding for MRFVTLDDFIDTYFKIVQRGSAFILSKFTFNEEKRTKSAFDNTSFISSYFWNIPKVQKRWNTLISGDENKNYIDYIVTDLLKDKKDLKLLSIGSGISNREIELAENSTLFKEVVCVDIADNLLKIGSESATKKGLANIKFITQNIYEFDFKESEYDIIFFKSSLHHFDHIENFLTTKIRTTLKEDGLLIINEFVGATRHQFSKNQISEINKAIQLIPKKYRVRFKSKLHKNKYRGVGVLRMIIADPSECVDSSSIMPSIHKNYITIKEKPYGGNLLLSALRDISHHFYNLNDEKEAILEKLFLLEDEYLKNNASDYVFGIYKNNK